CCGCGACCTCGCCCATGACGACCGGCGGCTCGGCCGAGAGGACGGGCAGCTGCGACACGTCGTACTCGGTCATGATCCGGATCGCGTCGCGGATGGTGTCGTTCGGGTGCGCGTGCACCAGGTCGGGGAGGCTGCCGGTCTTGGCGCTCATCACGTCGGCGACCGTGCGCTGGCCGTTGACGCGGGCGAAGCCGTACGACTGCATCCACCTCTCGTTGAAGATCTTGCCGAGGTAGCCGCGGCCGCCGTCCGGCAGCAGGATCACCATCACGTCGTCGGGGCCGAGGCGCTTCGCGGCCTTGAGCGCGGAGACGACGGCCATGCCGCTGGATCCGCCGACGAGCAGGCCCTCCTCGCGCGCGAGCCGCAGCGTCATGTCGAACGACTCCTGGTCGCTCGAGGCGATGACCTCGTCGACGACGTCGGGGTCGTAGGCCGCCGGCCAGAAGTCCTCGCCCACGCCCTCGACGAGGTAGGGGCGGCCGGTGCCGCCGGAGTAGACGGACCCCTCGGGGTCGGCGCCGACGATGCGCACGCGCCCCTCCGACACCTCCTTGAGGTAGCGGCCGACGCCGCTGATGGTGCCGCCGGTGCCGACGCCCGCGACGAAGTGGGTGATCTCCCCCTCGGTGTCCCGCCAGATCTCGGGACCCGTGGTCTCGTAGTGGCTGAGCGGCCCGTTGGGGTTGGAGTACTGGTCGGGCTTGAAGGCGCCGGGGATCTCGCGTGCGAGCCGGTCGCTCACCGAGTAGTAGGAGTCGGGGTGGTCGGGCGCCACGGAGGTGGGCGTGACGACGATCTCCGCGCCGTACGCCGTCAGCACGTTGCGCTTGTCCTCGCCGACCTTGTCCGGCAGCACGAAGACGCAGCGGTAGCCGCGCTGCTGCGCGACGAGCGCGAGCCCGACGCCCGTGTTGCCCGAGGTGGGCTCGACGATGGTGCCGCCCGGCTTCAGCTTGCCCTCGCGCTCGGCGGCGTCGATGATGCGCGTCGCGATGCGGTCCTTGGCGCTGCCGCCCGGGTTCAGGTACTCGACCTTCACGAGCACGGTGGCCGAGATCCCCTCGACCACCTTGTTGAGCTTCACGAGCGGGGTGTTCCCGATCAGGTCGAGGATCGTGTCGGCGTACTTCACGTGAGGTGGCGCTCCCGGTATCAGGTGTGCGGTCCGGCGGGCCCCGCTCGTCCAGTGTAGGCGCGCGCCTCCGCCGTGTTGCGGGGCGTCGGCGCGGCCGTGAGCAGGGTCCGCCCAGGACGGGCCGATACCCTGGTCGCACATTCCCCCAGCAGAGAAGGACCCTCCGTGGCGCGACGCGACGACACCACGCCCTCCGGCGACGAGAGCGGACGGCCCGTCCCGCCGACCGCCAAGCAGGCCCAGAAGGACCTCACGGTCAAGCAGCAGCGCGAGGCCCGCCGCGCCGAGAAGGTGGCGGCCCTCAAGAAGCAGCAGGACCGGGCGCGCCGCAACCGGCTCATCGGCATCATCACGGGATCCGTGGCCGCCGTCGCGGTGGTCCCGATCGTGATCGGCGTGGTCGTCTCGAGCGGCACCCCGAAGCAGGACCCGGACGACATCTCGATCCAGGGGCTGCAGACGTGGGACTCCCTCCCCAGCACGCATGTGCAGGGCACGGTCGACTACGCCGCCAAGTACGACGGGATGAGCCCGCCCGCCGGCGGCGAGCACAACGCCATGTGGCTCAACTGCGGCGTCTACGACCAGCCGCAGCCGAACGAGAACGCGGTGCACGACCTCGAGCACGGCGCCGTGTGGATCACCTACGACGCCGCGAAGGTCACGGGCGACGACCTGGCGAACCTTCAGAAGTACGCGGAGTCCTTCGGCGGCTACGTCACCATGTCGCCGTACGAGGGCCTCGACTCCGCCATCGCGCTGTCCGCCTGGGGCGCGCAGGTGAAGGTCGACTCGGTCGACGACCAGCGCATCAAGGACTTCATGGCCAAGTACTGGAAGAGCCCGAACGCCCCCGAGGCCGGCGCCGCCTGCACGGGCGCCCTCGAGGGCGAGGGCCGGGTCGGCTGACCGTGACCGACCGCGGCACCGACGGATCCGACCGCCCGCAGGAGGGCGACGTCGTCGTGGACCACGTCCCGGACGACGACATCCGCGAGGAGGAGCTCGAGGGCCTCGTCGCGCACGGCGAGGAGGCGCGCGCCCGCGGGCGCCGGCTCCGCATCGGCCTCGCCGCGGGCATCGTCGCGGTGGCCCTCGTGGTCGCCGGGCTCCTGGTGGGCCGGGTCACCGCTCCCGTGTCGGCGCTCACGCCCAGCACGAACAGCGCGGAGGCCGGGTTCTCCCGCGACATGCAGGTGCACCATGAGCAGGCCGTGCAGATGTCGCTCATGATCATCGACCGCACGGACGACCCCGAGGTCAAGCTCATCGCGCAGGACATCGCGCAGGCGCAGTCCCAGCAGGCGGGCCAGATGTACGCCTTCCTCACCTCGTGGGGTCTCGACCAGGCGCCGTCGCAGCCCCGGATGACGTGGATGACGCTGCCGACGCTCGACGGGAAGACCGACCACTCCTCGATGGACATGACGCCGGGCGCGACGATGCCGGGTCTCGCGTCGCAGGCGGACCTCGACGAGCTGCAGGGTCTCTCGGGCGTCGCGGCGGAGCGGAAGTTCCTCACGCTGATGATCGCCCACCACCGCGGCGGCGTCGAGATGGCGCAGGCGCTCCTCGACCGCTCGCGGAACCCGCTGGTCACGGACCTGGCGACCGGCATGGTGATGGTCCAGGACAAGGAGATCCTCTACATGCAGCAGCTCCTCGACGCCCGGTCCTGAGCCGCTCCCCCGCACCGCCCGTCCGCCTCGCGGGCGGGCGGTGCGTCGTCCGGCGGCGGGTCGGACCGGCGGACGGTGCCGGATCCGCGGCTCAAGCCGCCGCGGTGCGCTGGTCGCTGTAGAGGCGCGCGTACTCGCCGCCGCGGGCGAGCAGCTCGACGTGCGTGCCCTGCTCGACGATGCGGCCGGCGACGACCACGAAGATCACGTCGGCGTCGACCACGGTCGAGAGCCGGTGCGCGATCGCGATGGTGGTGCGGCCGCGCGAGGCCGTGTCGAGCGCCTGCTGCACGACGCGCTCCGAGATCGCGTCGAGCGCGCTCGTGGCCTCGTCGAGGATCAGCACGGCCGGGTCCTTGAGCAGCACGCGCGCGATGGCGATGCGCTGCTTCTCGCCGCCGGAGAGGCGGTAGCCGCGCTCCCCCACGAGCGTCTCGTAGCCGTCGGGGAACGACTCGATGGTCTGGTGGATGTTCGCGGCCCGCGCCGCCTGCTCGATCTGCTCCTGCGTGGCGCCGGGCCGCGCGTAGCGGAGGTTCTCGCCGATGGTGGCGTGGAAGAGGTACGTCTCCTGGCTCACGATGCCGATGTTCTCCAGCAGCGACTCCTGCTCGAGGTCGCGCACGTCCTCGCCCGAGAAGAGCACGCGGCCGCCGGTGACGTCGTGGAAGCGCGGGATGAGGTACGAGACCGTCGTCTTGCCCGCGCCCGACGGGCCGACGAACGCGGCGAACTGGCCGGGCTCGATGGCGAACGACATGCCGTCGAGCGTCGGCCGCTCGCCGTGCCGCGTGTCGGGGTAGGAGAAGCGGACGTCCTCGAACGCGACGCGGCCGAGCGCCGGGCCCGCCGCCACCTGGCGCGCGTCGTGCCGGTCGCGGATCGCGGGCTCGAGGTCGAGGTACTCGAAGATGCGGGCGAACAGCGCGCCCGAGGTCTGGAGGTCGAGCGCCACGCGCATGAGGCCGATGAGCGGCCACATGAGGCGCGCCTGCACGGTCGTGAAGGCGACGATGGTGCCCGCCGTGACGCTGACGCCGCCCGTGATGAGGAAGCCCGCGACCACGTAGACGATGGCCGGGATGATCGACAGGAAGATCTGCACGAGCGCGAAGAACCACTGCCCGCTCATCTGCTGGCTGACCTGCAGCCGGATCTGCGTGCGGTTCTCGGCCTCGTAGCGCTCGGTCTCCGCGGCCTGCCGGTTGAAGCTCTTCGACAGGAGGATGCCCGAGACGGAGAGCGTCTCCTGCGTGATCGCCGTCATGTCCGACAGCGACTCCTGGGTCCTCGACGCGATCCGCGCCCGCACCTGGCCCACGCGCCGCTGCGCGATCACGAGCACGGGCATGAGGACGACGGCCACGAGCGTGAGCTGCCAGTTGAGCACGAGCATCGCGACGAGGGCCGCGATCACGGTCACGGTGTTGCCGAGCACGCTCGACACCGTGTTGGTGAGGACGGCCGCGACGCCGCCCACGTCGTTCTGCAGGCGGGACTGGATCACGCCCGTCTTCGTGCGCGTGAAGAAGCCGAGCTCCATGCTCTGCAGGTGGCGGAACAGGTCGACGCGCATGGATCCCATGACCCGGTTGCCGACCGTCGCGGTGAGGTACGTCTGCCAGACGCCGAGGCCCGCGCCCGCGACCCAGATGGCGATCATGATCCCGACGAGCTCGACCAGCACGGGGATGTCGGGGCCGCCGGTCGGCGGGAAGAGCCCGCGGTCGAAGGCCTGCTGCGTGAGCAGCGGCGGCACCACCGTGAGGCCCGCGCCGACCAGCACGAGCGCGATCGTGAGGACCAGCGCCCGGCGGTGGGGGCGGAACAGCTCCGCGATCCGGCCCAGCAGGTTCTCGACGCGCGGCGCCTCGGCGTTGGCCCTGCGCTGGGCCTCGGCGTCGGCCGCGCTCACCCGCCCGCGGCGTCCGCCGCCTCCGCGCATCCCGCCGCCAGCGGCGATGTCGCCCATCCTCGTCATTCCGGCGATTTTACGCCCGTGGGGGATCGCTCCCGACCACGCCGGAGCCCGGCACGACGACGGCCCGGCCGCCCGCGCGAGCGGACGACCGGGCCGGGTCGGAGGGAGGTCGGATCAGCCCTTCGTGGATCCCGCCAGCAGGCCCCGCACGAAGTACCGCTGGAGGCTGAAGAACACGATCAGCGGGACGACGAGCGAGACGAACGCGGCCGCCGTGAGCCGCTGCCAGTCCTGCCCGCGCGTGCCCGTGAGCTCCGCGAGGCGCTGCGTGAGCGGCGCGACGTCGGCCGTGCCGCCCGAGAAGATCAGCGCCACCAGGAGGTCGTTCCAGACCCAGAGGAACTGGAAGATCGCGAACGAGGCGATGGCCGGGAGCGCGAGCGGCAGCACGATGCGGAAGAACACCTGGCCGTGGCTCGCGCCGTCGACCCGCGCCGCCTCGATGACCTCGCCCGGGATCTCCGAGATGAAGTTGTGCAGCAGGAAGATCGCGAGCGGCAGCGCGAAGATCGTGTGCGCCACCCACACCGGCAGGTAGCCCTGGTCGGGGATGATCGGGACCACCGCGTGCACGGCCTCCTGCAGCGGGCGGAGCGTGCGCGTGAACATCTGCAGCAGCGGGATGAGCGCCATCTGCAGCGGCACGATCTGCAGCGCGAAGATCAGCACGAACAGGAAGTTCGAGCCCTTGAACTTGATCCACGCGAACGCGTACGCGGCCATCGACGCGATGACGAGCGGGAACAGCGTCGCCGGGATCGCGATGGCGAGCGAGTTCACGAAGTACGAGCCCAGCTGCGGCGACGACTGCGAGGTGGAGAGCAGCACGTCCTGGTAGTTGTCGAGCGTGAAGCCCGGGTTCTGGAAGATCGTCCACCAGCCCGTGGTCTGGATGAGGCCGGCCGGGCGGAACGACGAGACGAACAGGCCGAAGGTCGGCAGCGTCCAGAGCACCGCGATGATCAGCGCGGCGACCGTGGCGCGACGCGACGTGAGCCGGTTCTTGACGCGGCGGCTCTTCGCCCCGACGGTGGCCGCCTGCTCGATGGTGCCGCGACGGGTCCCGCGGTCCGCGACGGGCAGGTCGGCGGGTGCGACGCTCATCGGATCTCCCTCTGCTTGCTCATGACGCGGACGTTGTAGATGACGATCGGCAGCACCATGAGGAACAGCACGATCGCGAGCGCGGAGCCGCGGCCCTGCTCGCCGGCGCGGAACGCCTGCGTGTACATCTCGTTGGCGATGACGCTCGTGTCGAAGTTGCCCGCGGTCATGGTGCGGACGATGTCGAACACCTTGAGCGTCGCGATGGAGATGGTCGTGACCACCACGACGAGCGAGCCGCGGATCCCGGGGAGCGTCACGTTGAGGAAGCGCTCCCACGCGTTGGTGCCGTCGAGCTGGGCGGCCTCGATCTGCTCGGTCGGCACGCCCTTGATGCTCGCGGAGAGCACGACCATGGCGAAGCCGGTCTGGATCCAGATCATCACGATGATGAGCAGCGCCGTGTTGATGGGCGAGGTCTGCAGCCACTGCACGGGCTCCTGGCCCGTCCAGACGAGGATCTGGTTGAGCAGGCCGATCTGCGCGTTGTCGCCCGACTTGTAGTCGTAGACGAAGCGCCAGATGATGCCGGCGCCGACGAACGAGATGGCCATCGGCATGAAGACGAGGGCCTTGAAGTACTTCTCGCCGCGCGACTTGTCGATGAAGACCGCGTAGGCGAGGCCGATGGCCGTCGACAGCAGCGGCACGAAGACCACCCAGATGACCGTGTTGAGCAGCGTGCGGAGCGCGGACGGCTGGGTGAACATCCAGACGAAGTTGTCGAAGCCGGCCCACTCGCCCGTGTTGTCGCGGAACGCGAGGAGGGTCGTGCGGAACGCCGGGTAGACGAGGCCGACGGCCAGCAGGATCAGCGCGGGGAGCACGAAGGCGCCGAGCTGCACCCAGTCCTTGCCGCGCTTCGGCGCCTTGTCGATGAGGAAGAGGATCAGCCCGATCACCACGGCGAAGACGGCCAGCGCGGCCACCACCTGGAGGATCTTGCCGATCAGATCAGCGGTCGTCATGGACGTCTCGCCCTTCGGGTCGGGGTGGGGAGGGGATGTGGGAGCGGGGCCGCCGCGCGTGCGCGGCGGCCCCGCAGGGACCGGCGTGGACGACGGCCCCGGTGCCGGCCCGGTCAGGGCCGGCGGTGGATCAGGACGCGGGCCAGCTCGACTCGATGGCGTCGACCGTCTTCTGGGTCGAGTCGCCGCTCAGCCAGCCGACGATGCCCTTCCAGAAGGAGTCGGTGCCGACCGCGCCGGGCATGAGGTCCGAGCCGTCGAACCGGAACGTGGCGTTCGGGTCCTGCAGGATCTCGATGCTCTGCTTGAGGATGTCGCTCGACGCGTTCGCGGGGTCCAGCCCCTTGTTCGCGCTGATGACGCCGCCCAGCTTCACGCGGTTGTTCGCCCAGGTGTCGCTCGAGAGGTAGGAGAGCACCGCGGTGATCTCGTCGCTCGTCTTGAACGCGCCGACGAGCTCGCCGCCGCCGGTGACGGCCGTGGCGTCGCCCTCGTCCGTGGGCGGCAGGAGGAACGCGTAGACGTCGCCGTCGGGCGAGACCTTCGCGTCGGTGCCGTCGGCCTTCTTCCAGAAGCCCTCGTAGAACGAGGCCTGGTGGTGCAGCGAGCACTCGCCGTCGAGGATCGGGAGGCCGGCGTCGCCGAACTCCGTGGAGATGATCGACGAGACGTCGCCCAGGCCGCCGTTGACGTAGTCGGGGTTCTTGATGATCTCGCCCACGCCGTCGAAGGCGGCCGAGATGGCCGGGTCGTTGAACGGGATCTCGTGCGACACCCACTTGTCGTAGGTCTCCGGACCCGCCTCGCGGAGGACGTAGTCCTCGATCCAGTCGGTGCCCGGCCAGCCCGTGGCGTCGCCGGAGCCGATGCCGACGCACCAGGGCTTGTGGTCGCCCTCGGCCGCGATCTTCTTCGTGAGGTCCATGAGCTCGGCGGTGGACTTCGGGACCTCGTAGCCCTTCTCCTCGAACTCCGCCGGCGAGTACCAGACGTAGCCCTTGACGCTCGCCATCAGCGGCGCGCCGTAGAAGGTGCCGTCGACGGTGCCGTAGCCCTTCCAGTCGGTGGACCAGTTCGCGTCGACGTTCTCCTCGACCGCGGCGGGCGCGGCCTGCAGGTAGCCCTTCGACGCGAGCACGTTGAAGAGGCCGGGCTGCGGGATGATGCCGATGTCGGGAGCCGAGTCGCCCTCCGCGAGGACCGCGATCTGCGCCTCGAACTCCTTGGTGCCCTGGTAGTTCACGGTGATGCCCGTGCAGGTCTGGAAGTCCTTCCAGGACTCCACGAGGCGGTCGGCCTCGTCGTCCTGGATCGTGCCGCCGATGCTGACCTCGGGGCTGCCCTCGAACGTGCCGTACGACGAGTACGGCGAGCAGTCGGTGTCCGCGGCGTCCTCGGCCGCGATGTCGCCCGTGCAGCCCGTGAGCGCGAGGCCGGCGATGCCGACCGCTGCGAGGGGTGCCGCGAAGCGACGTCGGAATAGGGCGTGGCCCATGTGCGTCTCCTCTTCATCGAGTGGATGCGGGTCCGCCCCGCCGTCCTGTCATGCGGGCGACGGCGGGTGAGGCGCCGTCGCCTGACCGGATCTCCCCGCGATAGGGAACCGGTTCCACAGGTCAATGTAGGGGTACTCGCAGGTCGCGGCAAGGTGGCTCAGGTAACGAAACGGTCTACTTCTCGGCGCCGACGGGGGCGCGACTGGCGCGGATGGTCCATCATCGGAGTCGGCCCCCACGCATCCTGGAACCGCTTCCAGTGCGTGCGCGTCCGGCGCGACGGGGCGCCGCGGGTCCCGATGGAGGGAGCGCGATGAGCGCCATCGCGGACGTCGCCCGGCTCGCCGGGGTCTCGAAGGCCACCGCGTCGCGCGCGCTCAGCGGCCGGGGCTACGTCTCCCCCGCCACGCGCGCCCGCGTCTCCGCGGCCGCCGCCGAGATCGGGTACGTCGTCTCCTCGAGCGCGTCGAGCCTCGTGACCGGCCAGTCGAAGAACGTGGGCGTCGTCCTGCCCTTCATCAACCGCTGGTTCTTCGCGGAGCTGCTCGAGGGGATCGAGGAGGCGCTCATCGAGGCCGACTACGACCTCACGCTGTACCGCCTCACCGCGGATTCCGAGCAGCGCCGGAAGGTGTTCGAGTACTTCCTCGTGCGCAAGCGCGTGGACGCCGTCATCGCGGTGAGCGTCGCCCTCACGCCCGCGGAGGTCGTGCGGCTGCGGGCGCTCGGCAAGCCGCTCGTCGGGATCGGCGGGCCGGTCGAGGGCATGAGCACGCTGAGCATCGACGACGAGGCCGCGGCGCGCCTGGCCACCGAGCACCTCCTGAGCCTCGGGCACGCGCGCGTCGTGCACCTGGGCGGCGACCTGCACGCGCAGATGGCGTTCTTCGTGCACGCGAAGCGGCTCGCGGGCTACCGGGCGGCGATGGACGCGGATCCCCGCGGGCTCGAGCCCCGCTTCGCCACGGCGGAGTTCACGATCGACGGCGGCTTCCGCTCCGCCATGGCGCTGCTCGCCGACCCGCGGACCCGGCCGACCGCGATCTTCGCGGCCTCCGACGAGATCGCCATCGGGACGATCCTCGCGGCCAGGCAGCTGGGCATCGCGGTGCCCGCCGAGCTCTCGGTCGCCGGGATCGACGGGCACGCGCTCGCGCCGCTGTTCGGGCTGACGACGGTGCAGCAGCACCCGCGGCTGCAGGGGCGGACCGCCGTGGGCATGGTGCTCGAGGGGCTCGCGCCGGCGGGCGCGGCGGAGCGCACGGTGACGCTGCCCGTCGACTTCACGGCGCGCACGAGCACGACGGCGCCCCCGGCCCCGCCTGCGCCGTGAGGGCGGGCGGGACCGGGGGCACGGTCGTGCGCGGGGCCGACGTCAGGCGTCGCCCGCGGTGACGGCCTGCGCCTCGTCGAGGGCGTCGACCGGCTCGGCGTCGACGCGGCGCAGCCAGCGGTGCCCGGCGACGACGATGACGAGGGCGAGGAGCACGGATCCGGCGGCGGCGTAGTAGGGCGTCGCGTCGGAGAACAGGCCCGCGAGCTCGGTCGCCGCGGGCGGGGCGATGGCGCCGCCGAGGAAGCGGACGGACGAGTAGGCGGACGAGGCGACGCTGCGCGGGTGGTCCGTCGCCTCCATCACGCACTCGGTGAGCACGGTGTTGAGGACCCCGAGGAGGAGCCCGCCGACGATCACGCACACCACGAGCCCCGCGGAGGAGCGGACGACCAGGCCGGCCGCGGCGAGGTCCACGGCGAGGAGCGGGAGCACGAGCCGGAGGACCGAGGTGCGCGCCATCCGCCTCGTGAGCAGCGGCGCCACGAGCACCGACGTGATCGCGAGCCCGACGCCCCAGCCGAAGAAGGTGAGGCCGAGGCCGATCGCGTCGAAGCCCAGCGGGAACGGCGTGTAGGCGAGCAGCACGAAGAAGCCGATGTTGTAGAAGAGCGCGGCGGCCGCGAGGACCGCGAGCGCGGGGGTGCGCAGCGCGCGGAGCGGGGCGGACAGGCGCATGGGCGCGCGGGGCGCGGTGTCCTTGCCGAGGAGGGCGAGGATCGCGACGAAGCCGACCGCCATGAGCGTCGCGGTGCCGAAGAACGGGCCGCGCCAGCTCCAGCTGCCGAGGAGGCCGCCGAGCAGCGGGCCGACCGCGATCCCGAGGCCGAGCGCCGCCTCGTAGAGCATGATCGCGGACGCCGTGCCGCCGGACGCGGATCCGACGATCGTGGCGAGCGCCGTGGAGATGAAGAGCGCGTTGCCGAGGCCCCAGCCAGCGCGGAAGCCGATGACCTGCTCCACGTCCTGCGAGAGGCCGGCGGCGGCCGCGAAGACCACGATGATCGCGAGGCCGATGAGGAGGGTGCGCTTGGCGCCGATGCGGCTGGAGATCCAGCTGGTGATGAGCATCGCGAGCCCGGTGACGAGCAGGTAGCTCGTGAACAGGAGCTCGGTCTCCGTGGCGGTCGCGTCGAGGCTGTCCGCGATGGCGGGGAGGATCGGGTCGACGAGCCCGATGCCCATGAACGCGATGACGCACGCGAAGGCGACGGCGAAGACGGAGCGGGGCTGGCGGAAGATGTCGCGGAACGACGCGTGCTGCTGGGTGGACACGGGTGCGGTGTCGCCTCCTGGGATCGGTGCGGGTGGGATGGTGCGGATGGGTGGCGCGGCGCGGTCAGGCGCCCGCGGGGGCGCCGTCGATGCGCGACATGACGACCTCGACGGCCCGCGCGAGCACGGCCACGTCGTCGGCCGGGAGGTCGGCGAAGCGCGGCACGAGCGCGGTGGCGAGGCGGTCGCGCCAGTCGTCGAGCGCGGCGCGGCCGGCCGGCGTGATCTCGAGCAGGGTCGCGCGGGCGTCGGACGGGTCCGTCACCTGCGCGATCCAGCCCTGGCCGACGAGCGAGCGCACGATCTTGGTGGTCGTGGGCTGCGAGACGCGGCTGTGCTCGGCGAGCGCGCCGAGGCGCATCCCGCCGGGCCAGGTCACGAGCACCGACAGGGTCCGCCAGATGGCGGGCGAGCTGGTGCTGCCGACCTCGTGCGCAGCGAGGCGCGTGAGGCGGTGCCCGGCGGTCACCAGGTCGCCGAGGACGGCGCGGAGGTCCGGGACGGTCGAGGTCATGGACCTATCATATAGCTGAGCTATGGATATGTCGAGCGGGGCTGGGCACCCCCGAGCTGGGGGGACGTCGACGGACACCCGGCTCCGATCCACGGGGACGCCGGGCCCCGCACGTCCTAGCGTGGACCCAACCCGGCCCGATCCCGGCCGGTCGCGCGCGCAGGAGGTGCGATGGCCGACGTCCCCACCGTCGACGCCCTGGAGCGCGCCGTCGACGAGGCGCTCGACCGCGGCGACGCGACCGCCGCCGCGCACGCGATCGCCGTCACCTGGCCGCACCACGTGGACCTCCACCCGCGCCGCGTCCGCGACCTCTACGACCGCATCTCCCCCGTGGCGTGGGAGCACGACGCGTGGCTCGTCTCCGGGCTGGCGGCGACCTACCGCGGCACCTCGGAGTCCGACCGGCGCGCG
The genomic region above belongs to Clavibacter phaseoli and contains:
- a CDS encoding LacI family DNA-binding transcriptional regulator, translating into MSAIADVARLAGVSKATASRALSGRGYVSPATRARVSAAAAEIGYVVSSSASSLVTGQSKNVGVVLPFINRWFFAELLEGIEEALIEADYDLTLYRLTADSEQRRKVFEYFLVRKRVDAVIAVSVALTPAEVVRLRALGKPLVGIGGPVEGMSTLSIDDEAAARLATEHLLSLGHARVVHLGGDLHAQMAFFVHAKRLAGYRAAMDADPRGLEPRFATAEFTIDGGFRSAMALLADPRTRPTAIFAASDEIAIGTILAARQLGIAVPAELSVAGIDGHALAPLFGLTTVQQHPRLQGRTAVGMVLEGLAPAGAAERTVTLPVDFTARTSTTAPPAPPAP
- a CDS encoding DUF305 domain-containing protein produces the protein MTDRGTDGSDRPQEGDVVVDHVPDDDIREEELEGLVAHGEEARARGRRLRIGLAAGIVAVALVVAGLLVGRVTAPVSALTPSTNSAEAGFSRDMQVHHEQAVQMSLMIIDRTDDPEVKLIAQDIAQAQSQQAGQMYAFLTSWGLDQAPSQPRMTWMTLPTLDGKTDHSSMDMTPGATMPGLASQADLDELQGLSGVAAERKFLTLMIAHHRGGVEMAQALLDRSRNPLVTDLATGMVMVQDKEILYMQQLLDARS
- a CDS encoding ABC transporter ATP-binding protein encodes the protein MGDIAAGGGMRGGGGRRGRVSAADAEAQRRANAEAPRVENLLGRIAELFRPHRRALVLTIALVLVGAGLTVVPPLLTQQAFDRGLFPPTGGPDIPVLVELVGIMIAIWVAGAGLGVWQTYLTATVGNRVMGSMRVDLFRHLQSMELGFFTRTKTGVIQSRLQNDVGGVAAVLTNTVSSVLGNTVTVIAALVAMLVLNWQLTLVAVVLMPVLVIAQRRVGQVRARIASRTQESLSDMTAITQETLSVSGILLSKSFNRQAAETERYEAENRTQIRLQVSQQMSGQWFFALVQIFLSIIPAIVYVVAGFLITGGVSVTAGTIVAFTTVQARLMWPLIGLMRVALDLQTSGALFARIFEYLDLEPAIRDRHDARQVAAGPALGRVAFEDVRFSYPDTRHGERPTLDGMSFAIEPGQFAAFVGPSGAGKTTVSYLIPRFHDVTGGRVLFSGEDVRDLEQESLLENIGIVSQETYLFHATIGENLRYARPGATQEQIEQAARAANIHQTIESFPDGYETLVGERGYRLSGGEKQRIAIARVLLKDPAVLILDEATSALDAISERVVQQALDTASRGRTTIAIAHRLSTVVDADVIFVVVAGRIVEQGTHVELLARGGEYARLYSDQRTAAA
- a CDS encoding ABC transporter substrate-binding protein — protein: MGHALFRRRFAAPLAAVGIAGLALTGCTGDIAAEDAADTDCSPYSSYGTFEGSPEVSIGGTIQDDEADRLVESWKDFQTCTGITVNYQGTKEFEAQIAVLAEGDSAPDIGIIPQPGLFNVLASKGYLQAAPAAVEENVDANWSTDWKGYGTVDGTFYGAPLMASVKGYVWYSPAEFEEKGYEVPKSTAELMDLTKKIAAEGDHKPWCVGIGSGDATGWPGTDWIEDYVLREAGPETYDKWVSHEIPFNDPAISAAFDGVGEIIKNPDYVNGGLGDVSSIISTEFGDAGLPILDGECSLHHQASFYEGFWKKADGTDAKVSPDGDVYAFLLPPTDEGDATAVTGGGELVGAFKTSDEITAVLSYLSSDTWANNRVKLGGVISANKGLDPANASSDILKQSIEILQDPNATFRFDGSDLMPGAVGTDSFWKGIVGWLSGDSTQKTVDAIESSWPAS
- a CDS encoding carbohydrate ABC transporter permease: MTTADLIGKILQVVAALAVFAVVIGLILFLIDKAPKRGKDWVQLGAFVLPALILLAVGLVYPAFRTTLLAFRDNTGEWAGFDNFVWMFTQPSALRTLLNTVIWVVFVPLLSTAIGLAYAVFIDKSRGEKYFKALVFMPMAISFVGAGIIWRFVYDYKSGDNAQIGLLNQILVWTGQEPVQWLQTSPINTALLIIVMIWIQTGFAMVVLSASIKGVPTEQIEAAQLDGTNAWERFLNVTLPGIRGSLVVVVTTISIATLKVFDIVRTMTAGNFDTSVIANEMYTQAFRAGEQGRGSALAIVLFLMVLPIVIYNVRVMSKQREIR
- a CDS encoding DUF3105 domain-containing protein, yielding MARRDDTTPSGDESGRPVPPTAKQAQKDLTVKQQREARRAEKVAALKKQQDRARRNRLIGIITGSVAAVAVVPIVIGVVVSSGTPKQDPDDISIQGLQTWDSLPSTHVQGTVDYAAKYDGMSPPAGGEHNAMWLNCGVYDQPQPNENAVHDLEHGAVWITYDAAKVTGDDLANLQKYAESFGGYVTMSPYEGLDSAIALSAWGAQVKVDSVDDQRIKDFMAKYWKSPNAPEAGAACTGALEGEGRVG
- a CDS encoding MFS transporter; protein product: MSTQQHASFRDIFRQPRSVFAVAFACVIAFMGIGLVDPILPAIADSLDATATETELLFTSYLLVTGLAMLITSWISSRIGAKRTLLIGLAIIVVFAAAAGLSQDVEQVIGFRAGWGLGNALFISTALATIVGSASGGTASAIMLYEAALGLGIAVGPLLGGLLGSWSWRGPFFGTATLMAVGFVAILALLGKDTAPRAPMRLSAPLRALRTPALAVLAAAALFYNIGFFVLLAYTPFPLGFDAIGLGLTFFGWGVGLAITSVLVAPLLTRRMARTSVLRLVLPLLAVDLAAAGLVVRSSAGLVVCVIVGGLLLGVLNTVLTECVMEATDHPRSVASSAYSSVRFLGGAIAPPAATELAGLFSDATPYYAAAGSVLLALVIVVAGHRWLRRVDAEPVDALDEAQAVTAGDA
- a CDS encoding cystathionine beta-synthase, translated to MKYADTILDLIGNTPLVKLNKVVEGISATVLVKVEYLNPGGSAKDRIATRIIDAAEREGKLKPGGTIVEPTSGNTGVGLALVAQQRGYRCVFVLPDKVGEDKRNVLTAYGAEIVVTPTSVAPDHPDSYYSVSDRLAREIPGAFKPDQYSNPNGPLSHYETTGPEIWRDTEGEITHFVAGVGTGGTISGVGRYLKEVSEGRVRIVGADPEGSVYSGGTGRPYLVEGVGEDFWPAAYDPDVVDEVIASSDQESFDMTLRLAREEGLLVGGSSGMAVVSALKAAKRLGPDDVMVILLPDGGRGYLGKIFNERWMQSYGFARVNGQRTVADVMSAKTGSLPDLVHAHPNDTIRDAIRIMTEYDVSQLPVLSAEPPVVMGEVAGAVDERSLLELVFSGRAQLSDQVGPFTGAAFDLIGVNETVPEAWSALGSADALMVSDGGKPVGVLTRHDLLTYLTD
- a CDS encoding carbohydrate ABC transporter permease, whose protein sequence is MSVAPADLPVADRGTRRGTIEQAATVGAKSRRVKNRLTSRRATVAALIIAVLWTLPTFGLFVSSFRPAGLIQTTGWWTIFQNPGFTLDNYQDVLLSTSQSSPQLGSYFVNSLAIAIPATLFPLVIASMAAYAFAWIKFKGSNFLFVLIFALQIVPLQMALIPLLQMFTRTLRPLQEAVHAVVPIIPDQGYLPVWVAHTIFALPLAIFLLHNFISEIPGEVIEAARVDGASHGQVFFRIVLPLALPAIASFAIFQFLWVWNDLLVALIFSGGTADVAPLTQRLAELTGTRGQDWQRLTAAAFVSLVVPLIVFFSLQRYFVRGLLAGSTKG